The window TCGCGATCGCGTCGTCGGGCGTGCCGATCACCGCGAAGCCGTCTTCGTCGACGTTGGCGACGATCTCCTCGGCGGTGTCGCCGCGCACCGGCCCTGCGGGCAGCACGTGCGTGAAGTAGCGCGAGAACTCGAGGATGCCGTACGCGACCTCTTCGCGCGCCTGCTCCTTCGTGCGTGCGAGATGCATCGGCCCGACGAGGCGCCAGCGATCGCGATCGGCGGCGTGTCCGTGCTCGGCCGCGACCTCGTTCCACGTTCCCCAGTGAGTGCCGAGCGCGTCGAAGCCCTGCTTGCTCGTCGCCGCGATCGACAGCAGTCCGGTGTCGTGACGGCCCGCCGCGGCCGCGCCCGTCGGCGAGATCGAGGCCGCGACCGCGATCTCGAGGTGCGGATCCGTGTACGACTTCAACTGCAGCCGCGCGTCGTTGATCGTGAACCAGTCGGTCTCCATCGTGAGTGGCTCGTCGGAGCGCAGCAGGTGCGTGATCGCATCGAGCGCCTCGTGCATGCGCGGGCGCTGCGTGTCGGCGGGGATGCCGAGCATGTGCGCGTCCGACGTCAGCTGACCGGGCCCGCATCCGAGCATCACGCGTCCGCGCGTCAGATGGTCGAGCAACACCATGCGATCGGCGAGCATCAGCGGGTGGTGATAGGGGAGCGAGCTCACGCCGGTGCCGAGGCGGATGTGCTTCGTGCGCTCCGCGGCGACACCGAGGAACACCTCGGGCGACGCGATGATCTCGAAGCCCGCGGAGTGGTGCTCGCCGACCCACACCTCGTCGAAGCCGAAACGGTCGAGCGCGACGATCAGGTCGAGGTCGCGTTCGAGTGCGAGCGTCGGGTTCTGCCCGACCGGATGGAACGGCGCCATGAAGTAGCCGAACCGCATCGCGTCAGCCTTCCGTCGGGAGTTGTGACTGCACCCACGCGTCGAGCGCGGGCCCGCTCTCGAAGCTCGAGATCAGCGCGTAGCGCGGCGCGGTGCCCGGATGACTCACGACGTGCCACAGCCGTTGCGTGTCGACGAGGAACTGCGCGCCCCGATGCAGTGGAACGCGCGCCTCGGTCGCCGGATCGGGGAGCCCGTCGCGCTGCTCCATGAGCACCATCGAGCTGTTCGGGTTGTCGGTGAGCTCGAGCCAGCAGCGCACGACCCAACCCGTGTCGTCGGGGTTGAAGCGGTTGTTGTCGTCGCGATGCATCTGCTTGAGCGCGGTGTCGTCGTTCTGTGGCTCGAGCTTGATCACGCGCACGCGACCGAAGTTCGCGTGCACGGACTCGACCCACCGCACGATGCTCGGGCACTGCGCCGCGTTCGACGTCCACTTCCCGTTCTTGTCGGGACGCTCGTCGCCTTCCTTCCAGAAGCCGCGGCAGTCGAGCTCGCCGTCGGCCGTCGCGATCGGCGCGAAGTTCGTGTCGCCACCGCTCTTCCAATCCATGTACTCGAGCGCGAGGTACTCGGACTCGGGGATCGGCGCCGTGGCGTCGCGCAGACGCACGTAGCCGCGCGCCGCGAG of the Acidimicrobiia bacterium genome contains:
- a CDS encoding LLM class flavin-dependent oxidoreductase, which encodes MRFGYFMAPFHPVGQNPTLALERDLDLIVALDRFGFDEVWVGEHHSAGFEIIASPEVFLGVAAERTKHIRLGTGVSSLPYHHPLMLADRMVLLDHLTRGRVMLGCGPGQLTSDAHMLGIPADTQRPRMHEALDAITHLLRSDEPLTMETDWFTINDARLQLKSYTDPHLEIAVAASISPTGAAAAGRHDTGLLSIAATSKQGFDALGTHWGTWNEVAAEHGHAADRDRWRLVGPMHLARTKEQAREEVAYGILEFSRYFTHVLPAGPVRGDTAEEIVANVDEDGFAVIGTPDDAIAKIQSLVDESGGFGTFLLFGHDWATPRATLDSLELFAQYVMPHFQNQLSAPAASCEWVTGSGGEFVNRAANAIMKAIGDYADERSAKT